The Candidatus Hydrogenedentota bacterium DNA window ACCTCGAACAGACGATTGTTGACAATCAGCGTGGCCAGCGGCTCGCGTTCCGAGACGCGGATCAGCACGACATCGGGAAAAGCGCGGCGGATCACGCAATCGCGCACATAAGGGATGCGTTCGATGCGGTCGCGCACGGCCTGCACATCCAGGAACAGCACGTTGTCCGTTTCCGTGATGCCCGCGACGGCGCGAATCGTTTCCGCCGGGATGCGCTGCGCGCCTTCGATGCGCAGACATTGGACCCGCAGGGCCGGCGCCGTGCGCACGTATGCATACGCGGCAATCACCACGGCAGTCAGCACGGCGATGCCAATCACCGCTTCGGTCCAGCGCAATACACGACGGATGCGCGCGCCGCGGTTGCCACGCCGCGGCGTGTGTTTCCGGTGCGGTCTGGCCATCAGCGTCGTCTCAGCGCCTCCAATAACGGTTCACAAATGCGATTGATGTTGCCCGCGCCCAGCACGAGCACCACGTCGCCCGGCTTCAGGCCGGGCACGATATGCTCCGGCACGGCATACATGTCCTGCACCAGTTCGACCTGCTGCGCGCCCTGCCGCCGCGCCGCATCGACAATCAGGCTGGAATCCACGCCCGGCATCGGCTCCTCGCGCGACGGGTAGATGTCGGTGACCAGGCTGCGGTCCACGCTGCCCAGGACGCGCCCAAACTCCTCGCAGAAGAACTTCGTCCTGCTGTACAAGTGCGGCTGGAATATGCAGACGATGCGGCCCGGCCCGGTCATGCGCACCGCCTCGAACGTGCTGGCGATCTCCGTCGGGTGGTGCGCGTAATCCTCGACCACGACCACGCCATCGTGCCGGCCGCGCACTTGCAGCCGCCGCTGCACCCCGTCAAACTGGCGCAGACCGTCCGCGATGACCCCGAAGCGCATGCCCAGGCACAAGCCAACGGCGCACGCGCCGAGCGCGTTGCGCACGTTGTGCGGGCCGAGGGCGTTGATGTCCAGTTCCCCGAGACGCCCCGTGGCGGGCAGCCGCTCGTCGCGGCTCACCACCTCGAAACGCAAGCGTGCCTGGCTGAGCTGGTCCGCAGGCGCGCGGTTCGGGTCGGGGACTGCAAGACGGACGTTCCGGCCCTGCAACGACGCGCCGTCGTCCAATCCGTACGTGATACAGACGCTCTCGATATCATCGAGGATCGCGCGGACATTGGGATCGTCATAGCACACGATGGAATACCCGTAGAACGGCACGCCATTGCAGAAATCGGTGAAGGCGCGCTTGATCCGGTCGAGCGTGCCAAAGTACTCGAGATGTTCCGCGTCGATGCTCGTAACCACGGCGATGGTCGGGTGCAGCCGCAGGAACGAGCCGTCGTGTTCGTCCGCCTCCGCTACGAGGCAGTCGCCAGTGCCCCAGCGCGCGTTCGTCCCGCTGCGGTGGAGGATGCCGCCGACGATGCTGGTGGCGCCCACGTTGGCGCGGTCGAGGAACGTGCTGATCATCGAGGTCGTCGTGGTCTTCCCGTGCGTGCCGCCAACCGCCACCGCCTCCGGCTTCAGCCGCATCAGGTCCGCCAGCAGGTCGCTGCGCTGAATCACCGGAATGCCGCGCCGTGTCGCCGCAACCACTTCCACGTTGTCCTCGCGCACCGCCGCCGAGATTACGAGGATGCCCGCATCGCCGATGTTCGAGGCCTGATGGTCCTCAAAAAACTTCAGGCCATTGTGTTCCAGGCGCTGCGTAATCTCCGAAGCCGCCAAGTCGGAACCGGACACTTCATAACCGAGATTCAGGAGAATCTCGGCAAGACCGCTCATGCCGATACCTCCGACACCGACGAAGTGTACTTTTCGCTTACTCCCATTCACGGAAGAGGCCCCTGACCGCAATATATTGTGGCACCGCGCATTATAACATCTACAGACAGATAAGGGAAGCCTCTTCTTTCTGCCGAAAAGGCCTTCCCTTCCCGGCAGACGCAAGGGCCATCCCTTGACACAAAGCACCATTATCATAAATTTATCATTTTATCAAGTAATGTTTTTCTTGCCTCGCGGCAGGTTTACCAGACACGACACGACGGCAAGCGGGGTGCGCGGACAACGCCTCTGCTGTTACCATAGGCGCATTGGTGCGATGGGATACGCCGCCATGAGCGAATTCGGCAAGGTCTATCTCGTCGGCGCGGGGCCGGGCGACCCAGCCCTGATAACGGTGCGGGGCCGCGCGTTGCTGGAATGCGCTGATGTAGTCATTTATGACGCCTTGATACATCCGGAACTGCTGTGTTTGGCGCCGCGCGCGGAACACGTTTACGTGGGCAAACAGGCGGAACGCCACAGCCTGCCACAGGATGATATCAATCGTATTCTTCTGGAGCACGCGTCGCGCTGCGGGTGCGTCGTACGGCTGAAAGGCGGCGACCCGTTCGTGTTCGGGCGCGGCGGCGAAGAGGCGGCCGCGCTGGCGGCGGCGGGCGTGCCATTCGAGATCGTGCCGGGCGTGACCGCGGGCGTGGCGGGCCCCGCATACGCGGGCATACCGGTAACGCATCGCGGACTTTCCTCGAGCGTGACGTTCCTGAGCGCGCACGGCGCGCCCGGGGAGCCGTCGCGTCTGACCAACATCGCGAAGACGATGCTTGAGGGGACGCAGGTCATATACATGGGCGTGACAAAACTCGCGCAGGTCACGGATGCGCTCATACGCGCCGGACGCGCGCCGGACACGCCCGCCGCGGCCGTCGAGTGGGCGGCCTTCGCTCGTCAGCGCACGATCACCGGGACCCTGGGGACATTGAGCGATCGGTGTATCCGCGCGAACCTCGAAGCGCCCGCCATTGTCGTGGTTGGCCCCGTCGTAACGCTGCACGAAACGCTGCGCTGGTTCGAGAAACGGCCGCTGCACGGGCTGCGCGCAGCCGTGACGCATGCGGAGCAGCATGCGGGCGCGCTGGAACAGCGCCTGCGCGACCTCGGAGCGGACGTATTCGCGTTACCGGCGCTGCGCATCGAAACGGTGGACACCCTGCCGGATATCGACCCCGGCGCCTACGACTGGGTCGTACTGACGAGCGCGAACGCGGCCGCCATGCTCTTTCAACTGCTCGCGCGGTCGCGTCACGACGCGCGCGCCCTCGCCGGAGTGCGCCTGTGTGCCGCGGGCACGCCGAGCGTGCTCGAAACCCTGCGCCGGCGCTGCATCGAGCCCGATGCCGTCCCCGCGCATTTCGGCGCGGGAGCGGCGGCCGACGCGATAGAGGCCTGCGGCGGACCCCTGAAAGGGAAACGCGTACTGCTGCCGCGCGCCGACATTGCCCGCGCCGCGCTCGCCAGCGCGTTGCGCGAGCGGGGCGCGACGGTTGAAGAACTTGTGGGATGGCGCAGGGTGCCCGCGCCTGTCGCACGCGAAACGGTTCAGGCGTTCCTCGCGTTCGACCCGGAAGTCGTCGTCTTTACGAACAGCGCGGGAGCCGCGCACTTCGCCTCCTTCTTTACCGGCGTGGAAATCGCGGCGCTGAGAGAACGCGCCGCCATAGCGTCGCTCGGGCCCGTCACCAGCGCTGCGGCCCGGGAACGGGGTTTCAAGGTCGCCGTCGAGCCTGCGCAGCCGGACATTCCGCATCTGATTGAAGCCATATGCCAGTGGCGGCTTCAAAAGTGCAGACCATGAGTCGGAGACGGCGCGCGCCGGCGGCCCGATTACGGGAATCGCGCATCTGGTTACATTCGGTAATTGGGGAGTGACTGCCTTGTTGACGATCGTGCTTGGTTTTGCCCTGTTTGCGCAGGCGGAGACGCCCGCGGAGCACCTGCTGGTGGATTTCAGCGCCGAGACCTTGCCCGCCTGCGTCGTGCTGCACGACACGGAGATGCGGCGGGTCGCGTACGAGGACGGATTCGCGCACGAGGTCCGGTTCCACACGGTCGACTGGCCGAACGTGTTCTTCCAGGCGCCGCCCGGAAACTGGGACTGGAGCGCCTACGCCGGTGTAGCGGCGTCGCTATACAACCCAGAGGATGCGCCAATCGACGCAGCCATGCGCGTGGACAACGCGGGCGCGGACGGCGTTCATCACTGCAACACCGTTTCGGGCAGCGTCGCGCCGCGAAGCCGCTGCATACTCCGCTGCTATTTCAACACGGGCGACGCGGAACTCTTCTGGGGCATGCGCGGCGTGCCCGTGCGCGGCCCCTTGGGCGGCGGACCCACGCTTGACACGCGGAATATTACGGCGTTTCAGGTTTTTCTGCAGCGGCCGCAACACGAACGCACACTCCTCTTCGAGCGCGCGTGGCTCTTCGGCAAAGGGGGCGCCCTGCGCGAACAAGTGCCGTTTCCGTTCATCGACCCGTTTGGCCAATACAAACACGCCGACTGGCCCGGCAAGCTGCACGACGAAAGCGCGTTCGCGGAACGCCGCCGCGAGGAGGAAACCGCACTCGCCGCCGCGCCGCGCCTGACCGGACGCGACCGTTTCGGAGGCTGGGCCGACGGACCGCGCCGCGAGGCCACGGGCTGGTTCCGCACGGAAAAGGTGGACGGCAAATGGTGGCTCGTGACGCCTGAGGGCTCATTGTTCTTCTCCGTTGGCGCGGATTGCGTCGGCACGTGGGAGCAGACCTTCATCGAAGGGCGCGACGGCTGGTTCGAATGGCTTCCGGACGAAGGGGACCCGCGTTTCCAGGGCTGCCGCGGCGAAGTGCAAGGCGCGCATAGCGGCGCGGACCGCATTGGCGGGAAGGGCCGCACGTTCAGTTTTTATCGGGCAAACCTGGCGCGCAAATACGGTGAACGCTGGGCCGATGCATGGCGCGACATCAGCTACCGCCGCCTGAACGCGTGGGGAGTCAACACGATCGGCAACTGGTCGCAGCAGGACGTGCTGGAGCAGAGCCCGGCGCCCTTCATCGTGGCTACCGGCATCGGCGGCGTGCGCCTGATCGAAGGCGCCACCGGCTATTGGTCGAAGATGAAAGATGTCTTCGCGCCCGAGTTCGAGGAACAGGCCGACCGCGCCCTTGCCTGGGCGGGCGCGAAATACGGGGCAAATCCGCTGTGCATCGGGTATTTCTGCGACAACGAGCTCGCCTGGGAGGGCTTCGCGCGCGGCACGCTCGAGAGTCCGGCCGGTCAACCGGCGCGCGCCGCCCTGATCGAACAGCTGAAGGCGCAGTACACCGGAATTGAGGCGCTCAATGCCGCGTGGGGAACGGCCGCCACAGACTGGGACGCGCTGCGCACGCCGGAAACGCCGAACGTAACGGCGCTGGCGGATTTGGAGACGTTCACCTGCCAGTTCGCCCGCCGCTATTTCGAGGTGGTCCGCGCGGCGTGCAGGAAACACGCGCCACACCAGTTGTATCTGGGCTGCCGGTTCGCGGGCCCCCCGCCGGAACCTGTGGCGCGCGCCTGCGCCGAATTCGCGGACGTGATGTGCTACAACCTCTACTACCGGGAAATCCCGGCGGACAAGTTCCTGGCTTACGACAAGCCGCTGATCATCGGCGAGTTCCATTTCGGCGCGCTCGACCGCGGACTGTTCCACACGGGGCTTGTCGCGACGGAGAACCAGCAGGCGCGCGCGGAGGCCTATGCGCGTTATGTGCGAAGCGTTGCCGTGCACCCGAACTTCGTCGGCTGCCACTGGTTTCAGTATGTGGACGAGCCCGTTACCGGGCGCTGGTTAGATGGCGAAAACTACAACATTGGCTTTGTCGACGTGACTGACACGCCCTACCCGGAACTGGTCGAGGCGGCGCGCGCCGTGCATCAGTCGATTTACCTGCTGCGCTCCGGCGGCGCTCAGCACCCATGACGCCGGAGAGGAACGCGCAGCCGAAGCGCGTCCGTTGTTTGCATTCCCCCCGATGGCGCGCTAGGCTATGTGCTCGCACATTCGACGGGGCTTGGAAGCTTCCCCGCAGCCCCGATACAAAAACAACGGAGTAGCATGTTCATGGGTACCGGTCCAAAAATCGCCATTGCGGTGGGCGTGGTTTTTGCCGTGGTATTCGGCCTGCCGATGCTCGCTATGCTGAAGAAAGGCGGCATCGAGGCGGCGAAGCCCAAGAATTTCACCGCAACAGACCTCACGAACACGTCCTGGGAAGTCAACGTCATGGGACACACGGCCAGCATCGACCTGAACGCCGGCGGCCAGGCGGTGGCGAATGTGCCGCCTCCGGTCATTGCGATGGCGAAACAGATGATGAACATGGACATACCGCCGCAGGTTCCCGGCACGTGGTCGGTGACAGACAACCAACTGGTCGTGGGCGTCGATTTCATGGGAATGAAACAGCAGGTCAAATGCGAGATTCGCGGCCAGCATATATACTATAAGGAAGGTCAAGAGGAGAAAGAAGCGCGGCGCCTGCGCTGACGCGGGCGCGTAGCGGGGGTTTTCAGTCGTGGACGGTTGGATACGATGAATCCGGGTTTGCGCATAGCCTTGACGATCGCCGGCGTCCTGATTCTGGTGTTCTGCGCGCTCACGCTGCTCGCCGTGCTCGCGAAACAGCACAGAGCCGAAGAAAGCGCCAACGGCGCCCCGCAGACCGCAGCGGATGCCGCTGTGCCGCAACCTGGTTCCCCGCCGCAATCCATCCCGCCCCCTGCCCCGGCGTTTCAGCCCGTCCCCCAGTCCCCGCAACCGCCCCCTCCTGCGCCCCCCCCGCGCCGCGCACCACAGCAGCCTCAAGGTTGGAACGCGCAGAACCTGGTCGGCACGGCGTGGGCAGTTGGCACCCAATACGGCAATTTCATCGTGCATCTGCAACCGGGCGGTCAAGCCATCGCTTCCACGCCAATGGGAACCGTAGTGGGCAATTGGCGGGCTTCGGGCAACAATCTGACCGTCTCCGCCATGGGCCAGTCGTACACCTGCCGCATCCAAGGCTGGCAGATCATCGCGGGCGACGGCTTCCCGATCACCAAGGTCAATTAGGCGGTCTCCCGCCCGCCGGCGTCACGGTGCGGCCGCGAGTATCGCCTCTTCCGCATAACGCAGCGTGGCGTCTTCCCCGTCCGCATAAACAGCGCGCACCGTGTCCACATCCAGCGGTACGCGCAGGTCGGGCTGCACGCCCCCCTCGCCCGCCGCATTGCCTTCGCCCAGAATGCCGCCCGCTTCATTCAGCGCACGGCCCACCGGGAAATAGAGTGCACGCCCGTCCGGCAGGTCCGCATACCCGCCGCCCACGGCCATCGAGCCAAAGGTGCCGCTCATGCCTGCGATGCGTGTGCCGGGCCGCCGTTGCAGCGCCATGGGCACGCCCTCGGCGGCATTGAACGTGGAGTAATCGACCAGCACGGCGACAGGCCCTTCAAAATAGGGGTCGCGCGGCTCGATTCGCAGATGCGCGTCCTCCTTCACGACAAAGTCCTGCGCTTCCTTGTCATAAATCGCGATGTCTTCGTAGAACACAGGTTCCCGGAAGAAATGACCGAGACATTTTGGGACCAGGTCGTCCGCCCCGCCGCTGTTGCCGCGCACGTCCAGGATCAAGCCCGGCACTCCCTTGCGGACGAGAGACGCGACCTCGCTCTTGAATGCATTCGCGGGAAACGGCGTGGTCACCGTCGGCGCGAAGAAGTGCAGTCTGATGTAACCCAGGCCGCTGGGCAGCACCTTCGCCTCGACCGGCGAGCCAAAATCGCTGACTTCACTGTCATAAAGATAGGTCTGGTTGAGCGTCTCGTAGCCGTCGTCAACGGCGCGCAGGGTCGCCTGCACCGGCTCCGCGGCATTGAGGTTCTTGAAGACCACCCCCACCTCCGAGTCCACGGGACAACGCGTCAGGAAACGCAACTGCTCGATGCGGCGTCCCGCCAAGGTCGCGGGCGGGCGGCGCGCCCAGATGACCGGCGTGCCGTCCAGCGCGTTCTGAACCGGCGCGCCGCCGTATTCGACGATTTCCGCGCCCCACTGCATGCCCGCGGCGGCAGCGGGGCCATCGTCGAGCAGGATGTGCGCGATGACACGCCCGTCGTCCAGTTGAATGACGCCGAACCCGAGTCCGCCGCCGATATGATCGCGCCGGATATCCTCATCGTCGTAAAGGCCCATGTTGCCATCCGGAATCGCGTAGACGTACTCGAGCAGGACGACGTAGAGCGCCGCTTCGTCCTCCGCGGCTTCAGCAGCGCTGATGCGCGGCGCGAACGCTTCGTAATGGGACGCCCAATCAATGCCCTTATGGGCCGTGAACGGGTATTCCGCCGCCAGTTTCTGATGTATCGCGTCGAAAGCGCCCAGCCAGCCCAGCCTGCTATAGTCCAGGTCCTTCTTCCCGAAGAAGGGGATGCGGAAAGGCAGATCGGGCACGGGGATTGGGATATTGGTCAGCGGGATTGTCGTTGTCGTGCATGTCAGCAGCACTCCGCAAAGCCCGCCCACCGCGAACACGCGCCATGCGGCGCCCATGCGCAGCCGTCTGTCACCACGATGTGCCATAGCGTCCTTCATCCCTCCGGTTGTTCCATCTGTCAAGGCCGACACCTTAGCGCAAAAAGTCCCCTGCGCGCAAAGGACCAGCGCCCAAAGCATGCCGTTGGTGCGGCGCGGCGGGGAGGCGTCAAACACCGCCGCCGCGTTAGAGTTGACTCCTTCCGGGCACATATGGTATTTTTCCGCTCCGTGCCCAATTACGGCTCTGCGCGGCAGGCGGCGGCACGCCGTTGCTCGCGGTGATGGATTGCCGTCTTTTTTTTGTCCCTCGTTGGGAGATGCCCCATGGTCCGGATGAACGTGGGCTTGATCGGGTGCGGCAATATTGGCGCCGACTTGTGTATCGCTTTGCAAAAGGGTGATATTCCGGCGACGCTCGTCGCCCTGACGGATATTGACGAAAAGAAAGCGCGTTTGCTCAAGCGCTCGTTTCAGCTTGATGCGGATGTTTGTTCGCTGGAGGAAAGCGCCGGGCACGCGGACTTTTTGGTCGAGTGCGCGGTGGCCAGTTCCGTGCCCGAAGTGATCGAGGCGGCCATCCGGCATCATCGCGACTGCCTGGTCATGAGCGTGGGCGGCCTGATGCAGCGGCCGGACCTGGTCGAGCAGGCGCGGGAGTGCAAGATCGAGGTGCGCATCCCGTCGGGCGCGCTCGCCGGATTGGATGCGGTGCGCGCGGCGATGGAGGCGGGGCTGCACAGCGTCACGTTAACGACGCGCAAGCCGCCCAAGGGCCTGGAAGGCGCGCCGTATTTGAAAGAGCATGACATCGACCTGTCGACGTTGAAGGAGCCGAAGGTCGTGTTCGAGGGAACGGCTCTCGAGGCCTGCAAGGCGTTTCCGGCCAACGTGAACGTGGCCGGGGCGTTGAGCCTCGTGGGTATCGGCCCGAAAGAAACGCGGGTACGTATTATCGCGGACCCGAAGGCAACGGAAAACAGCCACGAGGTCGTGGCGGAAGGCGCATTCGGCCGGTTGCAGACGATGACGACGAATCTGCCGTCGCCGCGCAACGCGAAATCGAGTTATCTCGCTTCGCTGTCGGCCATTGCGGAACTGCGGGCTGCTGCCATGGCCTTCGCGGCGCACCAGCGTTGAGTCGCGGCGCCCGAAACCGAAGCAGACGCAGCAACGGAGAATAGCCCATGTACGCAGTAGTCAACACCGGCGGAAAACAGTACAAGATGGCCGTAGGCGACACGGTCCGCGTCGAGAAGATCGATGCGGAAATCGGCGACACCATCGAGTTGGACCAGGTGGCCCTGCTCGCGAAGGACGACGAGATCGTCACGGACCCGGCGGCACTGGCCGCGGCGCGGGTAGTCTGCAAGGTCGTCGAGCAGGACCGGGCCAAGAAGATCCGCGTCTACAAGTACAAGAACCGCAAGAACTACCACAAGACACGCGGGCACCGGCAGTACTACACGGCGGTGCGCGTACAAGACATCCAGGCATAAGGGAGAGGCGCCATGGCTCACAAGAAAGCAGGTGGCAGCTCGCGAAACGGGCGCGACAGCCAGTCGCAGCGGCTCGGGCTCAAGAAGTTCGGCGGGCAACAGGTCAAGGCGGGAAATATCATCGTGCGCCAGCGTGGCACGCAGTTTCACCCCGGCGACAATGTCGGCATGGGCAAAGACCATACGTTGTTTGCACTTATCGACGGCCGGGTACAGTTCCGGTTCCTCCGCAAAGACCGCAAGTGTATCGACGTCATTCCGGCAACAACGGAGTGATCCGCGCTCGTCACGATCATGTTTGTGGATCGCGTGAAAATCCGCGCCTTCGCGGGCGCTGGGGGCAACGGCTGCTGTAGCTTCCGCAGAGAGAAGTATGTGCCGCGCGGGGGACCCGACGGCGGCGACGGCGGGCCGGGCGGCGACATTGTCCTCGTGGCTTCCTCGCGGCTGCATTCTCTCCTGGATTTGCGCTTCCATCCTATTTGGAAGGGGAAGCGCGGCGTGCACGGCATGGGCAAGGACCGTCACGGCGCGGCGGGCGAACCCATCGAAATCCTCGTTCCCTGCGGCACCACCGTGCGCGACGCCGCGCGGGGAACCGTGCTGGCCGACCTCACGCACGAGGGCCAGCGCTACGTCGCGGCGCACGGCGGGCGCGGCGGCCGCGGCAATCCCCGTTTCGCGAGCTCGACCAATCGCACGCCGCGATTCGCGGAAAAGGGCGAACCCGGCGAAGATGTGCATCTCGCGCTGGAACTCAAACTGATCGCCGAGGTGGGCATCGTCGGCCTGCCCAACGCGGGCAAGTCCACGCTGCTGGCGGCCATCAGCGCGGCGCGCCCGAAAATCGCCGACTATCCTTTCACCACGCTCGCGCCTGTTCTGGGCGTGGCCGCATTGCCCGGGTTTCGCACGCTGACGGTGGCCGATATCCCCGGCATCATCGAAGGCGCTGCCGAAGGCAAGGGCCTCGGCCACGATTTTCTGCGGCACATCGAGCGCACCAAAGTGCTCCTGTTTCTGATTGACTTGAGCGATGCAAGCCCGCTCAAGACGAAACAAATCCTGGAGAAAGAACTGGAGCAACACAGCGCGGTTTTCAGCGGCCGCCCGCGCGTTTACGCACTGAACAAGGCCGATATTCCGGAGAACCGGGAGCGGTTCGAAAAACTGCGGCGCCGCTTCAAGAAGCCGAGCCTCATCTCGGGTGCGACCGGCGACGGCGTCCCGGAACTGCTGGAGCGCCTCTGGGAGGAAGTCGAGCAGGTGCGCAAGAGCGAGACATTGGAGCCTCAGGAAGACACGGAGGACGCGGAGTATGTCTATGAGGCGCCCTTCGAGGTCATGAAAACGCCCAGCGGTTTCGCCGTCGAGGGCAAACGCATCGTGCAGGTCGTGCGCATGACCAACTTCGAGAACGAAGAGGCCGTGCGGCACCTGCAGGACACGCTGCGCAAGATGGGGCTTTTCAAGGCGCTCAAGCGCCTCGGCGCCAAGTCCGGGCAGACGATCCGTATCAGCGATTACGAACTCGAGTACGAGCCCGAGTAAGGCCGTGCAACTGCAGGAAGCCGGCGCGCCTTCGCCGGCGGGCGCGCGCCAACGGATTGCGCTTCGCTCAGCTGGCCGAGAAGAGCGCCATGATGTTCGCCATGGGCCGGTTGATCGGCTGGCCGCCCGGATACCGGATGAAATCCACGTGACCGTCCAGGTACATCACGTTACACCCGCCCGGCACGTGGTTGTACAACGTGATGGTGCCCGCCGTGCCGAGTTGGTCGATCATGACGAATACGGTGCTCTGCGCCTGGGCCGCCGCCGCCGGGTTGTTGATGTCGGTGATCAAGAACCGCTCAATGCCCTCGCGAAGCCGGTAGACGGTGTCGCCGCCGCCATTCCCATGTGACTCGAGCGGCGTGCCGGGACCGCCCTGCACATCGCAGTCCGCCAGCCTGGCGACCGGCAACTCGCCCGCGGGTCCGGGGCTCATCAGGCCGGTCACGGCGGCCGGATTGTCGTTGAAGGCTTCCAGCAACAACCGCGGCAGTTGCGACGGCACCAGGGTGTCGCCTGGAATGTTCACGCCGAAGGTGGAGGCAAGCAGGTCCACCCCCACGGCGCTTGCAGGCTCCACTTGGCCCGGCACATCGTTCATGCGGTCCAGCACCCAGCCGAAATAGGCGTAACTCGTGTCGATATCGTTCACGCCGTTGCCGCCGCCCAGGTAGTAGCCGATGTGCCAGTCGCCTTCGCGGATGCCCAAGGCCGGGATGTCGTCGTCCCGCAGGTTATCGATGTCTTCCGTCGCATCGGATGGGCAGACGACAATCGCCGGGTCCGTAAGGTATTCCGGATAGATCGCCTTCACCTTCGGCCCTGCCGCAACGTAAAGTTCCCAGGAACCACTGTCATCGCGCGGCTTGACTTCGAGTTCCATGGGCGGGAACCGTTCTCCGGGGTCTTCGTTCGCATACATCTTGTACACGAGCCCCCATTCCTTGAGATTGTTCTGGCAGCTGGAGCGCCGCGCCGCCTCGCGCGCCCGCGCCAGGGCCGGCAGAAGAATCGC harbors:
- a CDS encoding FtsQ-type POTRA domain-containing protein gives rise to the protein MARPHRKHTPRRGNRGARIRRVLRWTEAVIGIAVLTAVVIAAYAYVRTAPALRVQCLRIEGAQRIPAETIRAVAGITETDNVLFLDVQAVRDRIERIPYVRDCVIRRAFPDVVLIRVSEREPLATLIVNNRLFEVDAEGVVLEEIDANARKCGPFITNVRGLGYVQVGDRLTHPSLQGALAVWRAYREMPMARDVTVSEIAALSPNEILMFCNDLDFEIRWGHADFEGQAKRLDVFWRAKGSQIACNEYIDLRFKDEVVVH
- a CDS encoding aspartate dehydrogenase, which codes for MVRMNVGLIGCGNIGADLCIALQKGDIPATLVALTDIDEKKARLLKRSFQLDADVCSLEESAGHADFLVECAVASSVPEVIEAAIRHHRDCLVMSVGGLMQRPDLVEQARECKIEVRIPSGALAGLDAVRAAMEAGLHSVTLTTRKPPKGLEGAPYLKEHDIDLSTLKEPKVVFEGTALEACKAFPANVNVAGALSLVGIGPKETRVRIIADPKATENSHEVVAEGAFGRLQTMTTNLPSPRNAKSSYLASLSAIAELRAAAMAFAAHQR
- the rpmA gene encoding 50S ribosomal protein L27, producing MAHKKAGGSSRNGRDSQSQRLGLKKFGGQQVKAGNIIVRQRGTQFHPGDNVGMGKDHTLFALIDGRVQFRFLRKDRKCIDVIPATTE
- a CDS encoding beta-galactosidase; amino-acid sequence: MLTIVLGFALFAQAETPAEHLLVDFSAETLPACVVLHDTEMRRVAYEDGFAHEVRFHTVDWPNVFFQAPPGNWDWSAYAGVAASLYNPEDAPIDAAMRVDNAGADGVHHCNTVSGSVAPRSRCILRCYFNTGDAELFWGMRGVPVRGPLGGGPTLDTRNITAFQVFLQRPQHERTLLFERAWLFGKGGALREQVPFPFIDPFGQYKHADWPGKLHDESAFAERRREEETALAAAPRLTGRDRFGGWADGPRREATGWFRTEKVDGKWWLVTPEGSLFFSVGADCVGTWEQTFIEGRDGWFEWLPDEGDPRFQGCRGEVQGAHSGADRIGGKGRTFSFYRANLARKYGERWADAWRDISYRRLNAWGVNTIGNWSQQDVLEQSPAPFIVATGIGGVRLIEGATGYWSKMKDVFAPEFEEQADRALAWAGAKYGANPLCIGYFCDNELAWEGFARGTLESPAGQPARAALIEQLKAQYTGIEALNAAWGTAATDWDALRTPETPNVTALADLETFTCQFARRYFEVVRAACRKHAPHQLYLGCRFAGPPPEPVARACAEFADVMCYNLYYREIPADKFLAYDKPLIIGEFHFGALDRGLFHTGLVATENQQARAEAYARYVRSVAVHPNFVGCHWFQYVDEPVTGRWLDGENYNIGFVDVTDTPYPELVEAARAVHQSIYLLRSGGAQHP
- the rplU gene encoding 50S ribosomal protein L21, with the protein product MYAVVNTGGKQYKMAVGDTVRVEKIDAEIGDTIELDQVALLAKDDEIVTDPAALAAARVVCKVVEQDRAKKIRVYKYKNRKNYHKTRGHRQYYTAVRVQDIQA
- the cobA gene encoding uroporphyrinogen-III C-methyltransferase, whose translation is MSEFGKVYLVGAGPGDPALITVRGRALLECADVVIYDALIHPELLCLAPRAEHVYVGKQAERHSLPQDDINRILLEHASRCGCVVRLKGGDPFVFGRGGEEAAALAAAGVPFEIVPGVTAGVAGPAYAGIPVTHRGLSSSVTFLSAHGAPGEPSRLTNIAKTMLEGTQVIYMGVTKLAQVTDALIRAGRAPDTPAAAVEWAAFARQRTITGTLGTLSDRCIRANLEAPAIVVVGPVVTLHETLRWFEKRPLHGLRAAVTHAEQHAGALEQRLRDLGADVFALPALRIETVDTLPDIDPGAYDWVVLTSANAAAMLFQLLARSRHDARALAGVRLCAAGTPSVLETLRRRCIEPDAVPAHFGAGAAADAIEACGGPLKGKRVLLPRADIARAALASALRERGATVEELVGWRRVPAPVARETVQAFLAFDPEVVVFTNSAGAAHFASFFTGVEIAALRERAAIASLGPVTSAAARERGFKVAVEPAQPDIPHLIEAICQWRLQKCRP
- a CDS encoding UDP-N-acetylmuramate--L-alanine ligase; the protein is MSGLAEILLNLGYEVSGSDLAASEITQRLEHNGLKFFEDHQASNIGDAGILVISAAVREDNVEVVAATRRGIPVIQRSDLLADLMRLKPEAVAVGGTHGKTTTTSMISTFLDRANVGATSIVGGILHRSGTNARWGTGDCLVAEADEHDGSFLRLHPTIAVVTSIDAEHLEYFGTLDRIKRAFTDFCNGVPFYGYSIVCYDDPNVRAILDDIESVCITYGLDDGASLQGRNVRLAVPDPNRAPADQLSQARLRFEVVSRDERLPATGRLGELDINALGPHNVRNALGACAVGLCLGMRFGVIADGLRQFDGVQRRLQVRGRHDGVVVVEDYAHHPTEIASTFEAVRMTGPGRIVCIFQPHLYSRTKFFCEEFGRVLGSVDRSLVTDIYPSREEPMPGVDSSLIVDAARRQGAQQVELVQDMYAVPEHIVPGLKPGDVVLVLGAGNINRICEPLLEALRRR
- the obgE gene encoding GTPase ObgE, which codes for MFVDRVKIRAFAGAGGNGCCSFRREKYVPRGGPDGGDGGPGGDIVLVASSRLHSLLDLRFHPIWKGKRGVHGMGKDRHGAAGEPIEILVPCGTTVRDAARGTVLADLTHEGQRYVAAHGGRGGRGNPRFASSTNRTPRFAEKGEPGEDVHLALELKLIAEVGIVGLPNAGKSTLLAAISAARPKIADYPFTTLAPVLGVAALPGFRTLTVADIPGIIEGAAEGKGLGHDFLRHIERTKVLLFLIDLSDASPLKTKQILEKELEQHSAVFSGRPRVYALNKADIPENRERFEKLRRRFKKPSLISGATGDGVPELLERLWEEVEQVRKSETLEPQEDTEDAEYVYEAPFEVMKTPSGFAVEGKRIVQVVRMTNFENEEAVRHLQDTLRKMGLFKALKRLGAKSGQTIRISDYELEYEPE